In a single window of the Nitrospira sp. MA-1 genome:
- the tmpT gene encoding thiopurine S-methyltransferase, with protein sequence MDSQFWITAWNEGRTAFHGEHYHEKLTKYFPQFNPGKGQRVLVPLCGKSKDLLWLHGLNLHVHGVELHAQAVNDFFSENGLSSPQIAQDQDFTHYTHENIIISCGDFFKLNEHHSYDYIYDRAALVALPAPMRNGYAQVIKQSLKPGGKYLLIVYDYDQSKMEGPPFHVGGKEIHDLYEDQFTITLKESQKPKNEGTRLSAIDSLHQTVYVLEKIL encoded by the coding sequence ATGGATTCACAATTTTGGATAACAGCCTGGAACGAAGGAAGGACAGCCTTCCACGGAGAACACTATCACGAAAAGCTGACGAAATACTTTCCTCAATTCAATCCTGGAAAGGGGCAGCGAGTACTCGTTCCCCTCTGTGGGAAATCAAAAGATCTTCTTTGGCTTCATGGGCTCAATCTTCATGTCCATGGAGTCGAATTGCATGCCCAGGCCGTGAATGACTTTTTTTCAGAAAATGGCCTCTCATCCCCTCAGATAGCCCAAGATCAAGATTTCACCCATTACACCCACGAAAATATCATCATCAGTTGCGGGGACTTTTTCAAACTCAATGAACACCACTCTTACGATTACATTTACGATCGGGCCGCACTCGTGGCTCTGCCAGCCCCAATGAGAAATGGGTACGCGCAAGTTATCAAGCAATCCCTGAAGCCCGGGGGGAAATACCTTCTCATCGTCTATGATTATGACCAATCAAAAATGGAGGGGCCTCCTTTTCATGTTGGTGGCAAAGAAATTCATGATCTGTACGAAGATCAATTCACCATTACTTTGAAAGAAAGCCAAAAGCCAAAAAATGAAGGAACAAGACTCTCCGCCATAGACAGCCTTCACCAGACAGTCTATGTCCTTGAAAAGATCCTGTGA